CGAGGGCACGGTCGCAAGCGTCCCACCGCAGGGCGGGAGGAAGCACCCGCACCAGGAGTTCATCCAGATCAACACCACGAACATCCTGTTCATCTGCGGGGGCGCCTTCGATAATCTGGAGGATATCATCGCCAAGCGGGTGGAGGAGAAGAGCCGCATCGGGTTCGCCGGCGTGCGCGAGATGAGGGAAGCGGCGGCGGGGCCGGCACACGCTGACCCGGACAATAAGGACGAGCGCGAGTTCCTGCGCGTGGAACGGGAGATGCGGCGCAAGGCCCGTCTGCTCCAGGAAGTGACGCCGGATGACCTGCTCAAGTACGGCATGATCCCCGAATTCGTGGGCCGCATCCCGGTGGTGGTCAGCCTGGAGCCGCTGGACCGCGAGATGATGAAGCGCATCCTCATCGAGCCGAAGAACGCCCTGACCAAGCAGTTCCAGCGGCTGTTCGCCCTGGACAATGTGGAGCTGGTGTTCACCGAGGACGCGCTCGAGGCGGCTGCGACCGAGGCCTTCAAGCGCAAGACCGGCGCGCGCGGCCTGCGCACCATCCTGGAAGAAGCCCTGCTGGATGTGATGTACGAGATCCCATCCCGTCCGGAGATCAAGAAGTGCATTGTAGATGCGGATGCCATCCTGGGCCGGCGCGCACCCCTGCTCCTGACGCAGGCCGATCATGTGGTGCCGCCCAGCGATCTGAAAGAGACCGCTTGAGCCGGCTCCACTGCCCGAATGAAAAAGGGGCGTCGTTCGACGCCCCTTTTCTGTTTCTGCCGCGCGGGGGACCTCCCTGGCGGTGGGGTCCCCGCATCACCTTCTTCAGGATCTTTCCAGGATGACCGTCTCCACCGGGCAGGCCTGGGCGAAGCGCTGGGCATCGGAGAGGCCGCCCACAATAGCGCCGTAATGCATGGGGATGGCGAGCTTCGGTTTGATGGCGCCGGCGGCCTGCACCGCTTCCTCCGCCGTCATGACATAGGTCCCGCTGACGGGGAGCAGGGCGATGTCCACGCGGAAGTCCTTCATTTCGGGGATGAAATCGGTGTCGCCGGCGTGATAGATGCGCACGCCGTCCACCGTGACGATGAACCCCACATGGCCGGCGGACTTGGGATGGAACTGCTTGTCCACGTTGTAGGCCGGCACAGCCTCGATGGGGATCCCCTGCACTGTGACCTTATCGCCGGGCTTGACCGTCTCCACCGCCGCGCCCCGCACCTTCTTGGTGACGGCGGCGATGCTGACCACCGTGGTGCCGGGCTTGAGCAGTTTCTTCACGTCGTCCGGGGAGTAATGGTCGAAATGGTCATGGGTGATGAGGATGATATCGGCTTTGGGTTCGCCGGCCTCAAGCTGATAGGGGTCAATGTAGATGACCTTGTCGGCGTCAATGCGGAAGGCATCGTGACCCAACCAGTGGATCTTCTTCAGCACCTTCTGAACTGCCTCGTCCACCATCTTGGCACCTCCTTCGCGATGCAGGACAGCATACTCCGGATCTCCACCTCCATTATACCAGCGTCAGGGTGGGGAGACAAGATGGGAAAAATGCGATTGGGCGCGGGATGCCCCTGGGCTACAAGGCGGAATGCGACAGGTATGCCGGGAGTCGCGACATTCGCGGAAAAATGTCATAAAAACTCTTGACAAACAATGGGTTTTGTGCTATTATATGCATAGCGCATATAGACGCCTTACATATATGCGCATGACAAAAATATGGGCATAGGAGGTGATCGTATGCCAAGAGGAGATCGCACCGGACCCTTTGGGATGGGGCCGCGCACCGGCAGAGGAATGGGGTACTGCACCGGTCATCCGTACCCGGGGTATATGTATCCCGCCGGCTACGGAGGGTGGTGGCGCCCCGGTGGGCACGGCTATCGCCACATGTTCTATGCCACCGGCCTGCCCGGCTGGATGCGCCCGAGCTGGCTAGGGGGCTGGGCAGATGTGCCGCCGGCCGCCCCGTATGCGCCGCCGGCCGAGGTCGAGGAGGGCTTCCTGCGCCGGCAGGCGGAATGGCTGCGCGCCGCGCTGGAGGATGTCGAGCGCCGGCTGGAGGAGCTGACCGGGCGCAAGTCCCCGGATGA
The sequence above is a segment of the Anaerolineae bacterium genome. Coding sequences within it:
- the clpX gene encoding ATP-dependent Clp protease ATP-binding subunit ClpX produces the protein MGSTKEPDVTRTGSSTMQRCSFCRRSQEEVHRLIAGPDNVFICDECVALCQEILDEEPRPSEVDFALETIPTPSEIFEKLNEYVVGQERAKKVLSVAVYNHYKRIRSQARSSEVELQKSNILLIGPTGCGKTLLAQTLAKILNVPFTIADATSLTEAGYVGEDVENILLHLIQAADYDIARAEKGIVYIDEIDKIARKSGDNPSITRDVSGEGVQQALLKIIEGTVASVPPQGGRKHPHQEFIQINTTNILFICGGAFDNLEDIIAKRVEEKSRIGFAGVREMREAAAGPAHADPDNKDEREFLRVEREMRRKARLLQEVTPDDLLKYGMIPEFVGRIPVVVSLEPLDREMMKRILIEPKNALTKQFQRLFALDNVELVFTEDALEAAATEAFKRKTGARGLRTILEEALLDVMYEIPSRPEIKKCIVDADAILGRRAPLLLTQADHVVPPSDLKETA
- a CDS encoding MBL fold metallo-hydrolase, which translates into the protein MVDEAVQKVLKKIHWLGHDAFRIDADKVIYIDPYQLEAGEPKADIILITHDHFDHYSPDDVKKLLKPGTTVVSIAAVTKKVRGAAVETVKPGDKVTVQGIPIEAVPAYNVDKQFHPKSAGHVGFIVTVDGVRIYHAGDTDFIPEMKDFRVDIALLPVSGTYVMTAEEAVQAAGAIKPKLAIPMHYGAIVGGLSDAQRFAQACPVETVILERS
- a CDS encoding DUF5320 domain-containing protein — protein: MPRGDRTGPFGMGPRTGRGMGYCTGHPYPGYMYPAGYGGWWRPGGHGYRHMFYATGLPGWMRPSWLGGWADVPPAAPYAPPAEVEEGFLRRQAEWLRAALEDVERRLEELTGRKSPDEPAP